From Blastochloris viridis, one genomic window encodes:
- a CDS encoding aspartate-semialdehyde dehydrogenase — protein sequence MGYSVAVVGATGNVGREMLAILAERGFPADEVVALASRRSMGVEVSYGDKTLKVKALENFDFTGTDICLMSAGGTVSKEWSPRIGAQGCVVIDNSSTWRTDPDVPLIVPEVNADAVAGFTKKNIIANPNCSTAQLVVALKPLHDAFTIKRVVVATYQSVSGAGKDAMDELFSQTRAVFTASEMETKKFPKRIAFNLIPQIDVFMEDGSTKEEWKMMVETKKILDPKIKLTATCVRVPVFVSHSEAVNVEFEQPVTADEARALLARAPGCLVIDKHEPGGYITPVEATGEDATYISRIREDSTVDNGLSFWCVSDNLRKGAALNSVQIAELLVNRKLISPKKQAA from the coding sequence ATGGGTTACTCGGTCGCAGTCGTCGGGGCCACGGGCAATGTGGGCCGCGAAATGCTGGCGATTCTCGCCGAGCGGGGCTTCCCCGCCGACGAGGTGGTGGCGCTCGCCTCGCGCCGCAGCATGGGCGTCGAGGTGTCCTACGGCGACAAGACGCTCAAGGTGAAGGCGCTCGAGAATTTCGACTTCACCGGCACTGACATCTGCCTGATGTCGGCCGGCGGCACGGTGTCGAAGGAATGGTCGCCCCGGATCGGCGCCCAGGGCTGCGTGGTGATCGACAATTCCTCGACCTGGCGCACCGACCCCGACGTGCCGCTGATCGTGCCGGAGGTGAACGCCGACGCCGTCGCCGGCTTCACCAAGAAGAACATCATCGCCAATCCCAATTGCTCGACCGCGCAGCTCGTGGTCGCGCTGAAGCCGCTGCACGACGCCTTCACCATCAAGCGGGTGGTGGTGGCGACCTATCAGTCGGTGTCGGGTGCCGGCAAGGACGCCATGGACGAGCTGTTCTCCCAGACCCGCGCGGTGTTCACCGCCTCGGAGATGGAGACCAAAAAATTCCCAAAGCGCATCGCCTTCAACCTCATTCCCCAGATCGACGTCTTCATGGAGGACGGCTCGACCAAGGAAGAGTGGAAGATGATGGTCGAGACCAAGAAGATTCTCGACCCCAAGATCAAGCTCACCGCCACCTGCGTGCGGGTGCCGGTGTTCGTGTCGCACTCGGAGGCGGTCAACGTCGAGTTCGAGCAGCCGGTGACGGCGGACGAAGCGCGCGCCCTCCTGGCGCGGGCGCCGGGCTGCCTCGTCATCGATAAGCACGAACCCGGCGGCTACATCACCCCGGTCGAGGCCACCGGCGAGGATGCCACCTACATCTCGCGCATCCGCGAGGACAGCACGGTCGACAACGGCCTGTCGTTCTGGTGCGTGTCGGACAATCTGCGCAAGGGCGCCGCCCTCAACTCGGTGCAGATCGCCGAGCTCCTGGTCAACCGCAAGCTGATCTCGCCGAAGAAGCAGGCGGCGTAA